In the genome of Mucilaginibacter sp. 14171R-50, the window ACAGTAAACAGCTTAACAGAAAAAGACAAAATAACCCTAAAGGAAAAAGGGTTTGATGTATCTGTTGTTGCGCGCGAAAAAAAAGATACTATACCGCCGCCACCGCCGCCTGCACCGCCTAAAGTTAAGCTTAAATCACCGCCACCACCACCCGCGCCTCCAAAAAAGTTAAAGGTTAGCCATGTAAAATTTCCGCCGCCGGTTGTAACCAGAGACAAGTTTAACGGCACACCACCGCCGCCACCGCCACCTTACGATTCTGCTTATGATCAATTGTTCACTTATATGGCTAAATACACACGCTATCCCACCGCAGCATTCGATAAAAGGATAAACGGAGATGTGATACTTTCGCTTGTTATTAATAACGAACATAAAATAACTGATGTTAAAGTTGCAAAGGGAATAGGATACGGTTGCGACGAAGAAGCCATCAGGGCGTTAAAAGCATTTAACGGCACTATAGATAAGGCACCGGGCACCTATACAATGGTAGCAACATTTATGTTGATAAATGAGAAGGCGCGTCAGTTTTACGCACCGCCAGCCTTAACTGACCATGTGGTAGATGCCAAAAACTTTATGGGACAAGTAACCCTGGCAGGATATTTAAAGTAGCGGTAATGGTTACCCCTTTATATAGATAACCTGCTTGGTTTCAAAAAACTCCTCCTCAAAATAATCCCTGAGGTAGAATTGCTGCACGGCTAAACCCGCGTCGGCAATTTCTTGCGTTAAGTCGCCTCCCTTCAAATACAGTATTCCGTTTGGAAATTTATTAACCGACTGCTTTTTGAATTTGCCTTTCACCCAGGGGTAAAAATCCTTTAGCTGCGTAACTGCGCGCGATACCACAAAGTTGAATTGCTCTTTAATTTCTTCCGCACGGGCATGTGTCGCCCTTACATTTTTGAGCCCCAACGCAGCGGCTACTTCTGTAACCACCTTAATTTTTTTCCCGATAGAATCTACGAGGTGAAAATTAGTTTCGGGAAAAAGTATAGCCAGCGGGATGCCCGGGAAACCCCCACCCGTGCCAACATCCAGTACGTTTTCGCCGGGTAAAAAGGTCATTACTTTGGTTATCCCGAGCGAGTGCAGCACATGGCGCTCATAAAGCAGGTCGATATCCTTTCGGGATATTACGTTGATCTGGCTGTTCCAAAAGGTGTACAGTTGCTGCAGTTGTGCAAACTGGGCCTGCTGGTGGGCCGTAATATCCGGGAAATATTTAAGCAGGATATCAGATGTCATCCTTATTATAACGGTTAATGATATTACCTAACAAATACCTGGCCCTGAATAACTGCGCCTTAACCGTACCCAGGGGCAGATCAAGCTGTTGAGCTATTTCCTCGTACGAAAGTTCGTCAAAGTAGCGCAGGGTTATCAGGTTACGGTAGCGTATGGGTAAACTATCTATCAATACTTTTAGTTCTTCGGTTTGTTGTTTTTTGATGGATGTTTCTTCGGGGTTCAAGCCGTCTGATTTTATTTGAAGCGGTTTTTCGTCACCTTCTTCATCCATCATGCTATGTATGGATTGCGTGCTAAGCTTCTTCTTGCGTATAAAATCGATACAATTGTTGGTTGCTACGCGGAAAAGCCATGTGCTAAACGCATATTCGGGCTGGTACTTTTCCAGTTTTTCAAAAGCTTTAGCAAAGGTTTCAACGGTAAGGTCCATGGCGTCCTCTTTGTTGTTAACCATTTTTAACACCATAAAATATATCGAATCTTTATACCGGTGCATTAGGTCGGCATAAGCTTTTTGGTTACCTCCCTTTGCCTTTACAACCAGATGGAAATCGTTTTTAGCATTTTCGGTGAAATGTTTATTTATTTCCATCGCGTTGTTTTAATAAAAGTACCTATCAATCCAAACACGTTTAAGTATATATAATATATCATATCAAAAAATGGCAGCGCCCATACCAGGTCGCCGTTATCCAGCTTTTTAAATACTTTGCTATAAACCAACAGTTGCAGCATCCACCTGAAAACAAAAACGCCTATAATTAAAAGGGGTTCAAATTTAAATACCAGGCACAATATAAATAAAACATAAAATAAAAACCCGCTAACGGCATCAAAACTTAGCATTCGCCTGTGGCTGTTCTTATATAATTTGCCTACGCCCATATGCCGCTTTTTTTGCCTGAACCAGCCGCTCAATGTGGTTTTAGCATCGGTATAGGTAAAGGTATCCGGGTGTATTTGTATACTGGTGTTCCCGGGCGTGGCGTTTTGATTCACAAACAGATCGTCATCGCCGGATATGACGTGCATGTGGGACGCGAATCCCTTCGCCTTAAAAAACAACGATTTGGTATACGCCAGGTTGCGGCCTATACCCATATAAGCATCGCCGTTAAGCGCTGCCGAAAGGTAACTTATAGCGGTTTTTACGGTTTCGAACCTGATGAAAGGATTCAGGAAGTTACCGGTGCGGGTGTATGGCGAATAACCTAAAACAATTTGTGTTGAACCCGTAAAACCGGCCGCCATAAGGGTTATCCAATTAAGGGTAGCCGGCTTGCAATCGGCATCGGTGAACAAAAGATGTTCGTTTTTGGCGGCTTTTATACCCAGTGTAAGGGCAAACTTTTTACCGGTTTTATACCGCTCATGCTCCGTGATCGTTACAATTTTAAGATGGGGGAACTCCTGTTTTATCTCCAGCAGTATCATGTCCGAATCGTCGGTAGAGCAATCGTTTATAACTACCACTTCATAATCCGGATAGTTTTGCTGCAAAATATAAGGCAGGTTTTCCGTCAAATTACGGGCCTCGTTACGTGCGCTGATGATAACCGAAACGGGTACAGTTGGCGGCGGAAGTTGCTGCGCAGGTGCATAGCGGGTAAGCCGGCTGTGGTTACTTAGCAGGTAATACAGCTGAACAATAAAACATAGCTGAAACAGAACAAATAGCGCCTCGTGAATATAAACTTCCAAACCCCTTGATAATAAGGTGCAAATTTGATAAAAATAGGTGAGACTTTGAGGCAAAATTTCTTAACAAAGCGGCTATTTACTCACCCCGCGGCACTTCGTGCGCGACCCTCTCTTCGCCTGCGGCGGAAAGAGGGTAAGCCTCTTTTTCTTCACCCTCTTTGCGCAGCAGAGAGGGTCGGCAAGCGCAGCGATGCCGGGGTGAGTTAACTTCGCAAACTTTGCTTGATCTTCTCTAAAACGCTCTCTAAATCCTCCTCGATATCGACATTTTTGAATCTCAGAATTGTTAGCCCCAAGCTCGACAATATTATATCTCTATTCTTGTCATACTTCTTTTTATATAAATGAACCGGCCCATCAGCTTCAATAACCAATTTCGATTCATCACAGTAAAAATCGGGGATATAATAATCGTATCTTCCCATAACAGATCGCACACAAATGGGGTGTTGACGTAAAAATTTTTTA includes:
- the rsmG gene encoding 16S rRNA (guanine(527)-N(7))-methyltransferase RsmG, producing the protein MTSDILLKYFPDITAHQQAQFAQLQQLYTFWNSQINVISRKDIDLLYERHVLHSLGITKVMTFLPGENVLDVGTGGGFPGIPLAILFPETNFHLVDSIGKKIKVVTEVAAALGLKNVRATHARAEEIKEQFNFVVSRAVTQLKDFYPWVKGKFKKQSVNKFPNGILYLKGGDLTQEIADAGLAVQQFYLRDYFEEEFFETKQVIYIKG
- a CDS encoding endonuclease domain-containing protein; the protein is MPSIIQLCRELRQRQTPAESILWNILRNRNFTGKKFLRQHPICVRSVMGRYDYYIPDFYCDESKLVIEADGPVHLYKKKYDKNRDIILSSLGLTILRFKNVDIEEDLESVLEKIKQSLRS
- a CDS encoding RNA polymerase sigma factor, giving the protein MEINKHFTENAKNDFHLVVKAKGGNQKAYADLMHRYKDSIYFMVLKMVNNKEDAMDLTVETFAKAFEKLEKYQPEYAFSTWLFRVATNNCIDFIRKKKLSTQSIHSMMDEEGDEKPLQIKSDGLNPEETSIKKQQTEELKVLIDSLPIRYRNLITLRYFDELSYEEIAQQLDLPLGTVKAQLFRARYLLGNIINRYNKDDI
- a CDS encoding glycosyltransferase produces the protein MEVYIHEALFVLFQLCFIVQLYYLLSNHSRLTRYAPAQQLPPPTVPVSVIISARNEARNLTENLPYILQQNYPDYEVVVINDCSTDDSDMILLEIKQEFPHLKIVTITEHERYKTGKKFALTLGIKAAKNEHLLFTDADCKPATLNWITLMAAGFTGSTQIVLGYSPYTRTGNFLNPFIRFETVKTAISYLSAALNGDAYMGIGRNLAYTKSLFFKAKGFASHMHVISGDDDLFVNQNATPGNTSIQIHPDTFTYTDAKTTLSGWFRQKKRHMGVGKLYKNSHRRMLSFDAVSGFLFYVLFILCLVFKFEPLLIIGVFVFRWMLQLLVYSKVFKKLDNGDLVWALPFFDMIYYIYLNVFGLIGTFIKTTRWK